In one window of Massilibacterium senegalense DNA:
- a CDS encoding O-antigen ligase family protein — protein sequence MKSKSIPIYALVAFLLLVSAVVVFPVNIVTLGLMLAIGLYVFTQPKVGIAFLIMYYPVRPFLIEMNDSLKLLGDIITFFMLAYVVWSGRREFRSLFKLHWFEWTFILFIVVGSVSALLTGVSIGSIIIEMRAFMITFLLFYIVRRLDVSKQDILMYMHIVVAMAVFLSFHGLLEKLTLRQYLLPQSWSAMELAPTNRIRVYGLIGNPNVLAYFLGIAIMMAFYLLTVYKTKKAHILLYVCLVLFSATFLLTFSRGTTITFVVAAIIYIVLTKKYKLVVPILSVVVLGAALITYPVTQTANYFEKHHYFSVKEKVNKENEGKKRFKNAFSKEELHLSSQDGRLYLIQVGLEIFKDHPIIGTGFGTFGDSAAVANSSPIYKQYGITYNIYSDNQYIQIIAQTGVAGVLLFGSFLIGLALFLWKSRTVPGAYLWLALLLGTYPAGAYYNIWEDKTFTSLFFIGLAIIASYKKWMKPTV from the coding sequence ATGAAAAGCAAGTCCATACCTATCTATGCACTCGTGGCTTTTCTTTTGCTCGTTAGTGCGGTTGTCGTATTTCCAGTAAATATCGTAACATTAGGACTTATGTTAGCAATAGGGTTGTATGTTTTTACGCAGCCAAAGGTAGGAATCGCCTTTTTAATTATGTATTACCCTGTCAGACCATTTTTAATTGAAATGAATGATTCCTTAAAATTACTAGGAGACATTATTACGTTTTTTATGCTCGCCTATGTCGTGTGGAGCGGCAGAAGAGAATTCCGTTCTTTATTCAAATTACATTGGTTTGAATGGACATTTATACTGTTTATTGTCGTTGGAAGTGTTAGTGCCTTACTTACAGGCGTTTCAATAGGAAGCATTATCATTGAAATGAGAGCATTTATGATAACCTTTTTATTATTTTATATCGTAAGACGGTTAGATGTATCGAAACAGGATATTCTTATGTATATGCATATTGTTGTCGCGATGGCCGTCTTTTTATCGTTTCATGGTTTACTTGAAAAATTAACACTCCGTCAATACCTTTTACCTCAAAGTTGGAGTGCGATGGAATTAGCACCAACGAATCGGATTCGTGTGTATGGATTAATTGGAAATCCGAACGTATTAGCGTATTTCTTAGGTATTGCCATCATGATGGCGTTTTACTTACTTACCGTTTATAAAACGAAAAAGGCTCACATTTTGTTATATGTTTGTCTCGTGTTGTTTAGCGCAACGTTTTTACTTACATTTTCACGTGGGACAACGATTACATTTGTCGTTGCGGCCATTATTTATATCGTGTTAACGAAAAAATATAAGCTAGTAGTACCGATTTTATCTGTTGTCGTATTAGGTGCAGCACTTATTACGTACCCCGTAACGCAAACAGCAAATTATTTTGAAAAACATCATTATTTTTCTGTAAAAGAAAAAGTTAATAAAGAGAATGAAGGAAAGAAACGGTTTAAAAATGCCTTTTCGAAAGAAGAATTACACTTAAGTAGCCAAGATGGCCGACTATATTTAATTCAAGTTGGATTAGAAATTTTCAAAGATCATCCAATCATCGGAACTGGATTTGGTACGTTTGGTGATTCTGCAGCGGTTGCCAATTCATCGCCTATTTATAAACAATACGGGATTACGTACAATATTTACTCTGATAATCAATATATTCAAATTATCGCACAAACCGGGGTAGCCGGTGTGTTGCTATTTGGTAGCTTTTTAATTGGGTTGGCGTTATTTTTATGGAAAAGTCGGACAGTACCAGGTGCTTATTTATGGCTTGCTTTACTGCTCGGAACGTATCCGGCTGGTGCGTACTATAATATTTGGGAAGATAAAACGTTTACTAGTCTGTTCTTCATTGGTTTAGCGATTATTGCTAGTTATAAAAAATGGATGAAGCCAACGGTATAG
- a CDS encoding thioredoxin family protein, whose protein sequence is MELKTYDEVQEFIHKQGFKMLYISRDACSVCHALLPKVEAMLKEFPKIEMGKLMIDEVEELAGELSIFTVPAMLIYIDDKEMFRYARFVSIDEMRQKINKYYELYY, encoded by the coding sequence GTGGAACTGAAAACGTATGACGAAGTACAAGAGTTTATTCATAAACAAGGTTTTAAAATGTTATATATAAGTCGCGATGCATGTAGCGTATGCCACGCATTACTACCGAAAGTAGAAGCGATGCTAAAAGAGTTTCCAAAAATTGAAATGGGAAAATTGATGATTGATGAAGTGGAAGAGCTAGCGGGGGAACTTTCCATCTTTACCGTGCCAGCGATGTTAATCTACATTGACGATAAAGAAATGTTTCGGTACGCACGTTTTGTAAGTATCGATGAAATGCGACAAAAAATTAACAAGTATTATGAATTATATTATTAA